The genomic interval TCATAAAACATTGTTAAACCTTTCACAATATTGTTCACATTTTATACAAATTTGAAATATCTTCTTACTTTTCCTATAATATTAAATGTGATAAAACCAACAATGAAAGGGTTTACAATTTGAATAATAAAAGAGAAAGAACCAGCGCTGATCATGATACCTATCAATTTATTATCCGTGTTTCCTATCAGTTATTTATGGAATTGGGATATCGAAAGGTTAGTACACGGATGATTGCAGAACGTTGTGGAATTACACAGCCTGCCTTATATCATCATTTTAAGAATAAGCAAAATATTTATAAAGAAGTAATTAATACTTCCATTTCACAAACAGAACATGCCTTATTAAAAATCACAGAAGAATTTCAGAATCTAGAAGAATGTATCTACCAAATTTCGCTTTACTTTTTAGAAAATCATCAAGAAGATCTCATGCAGATGTTCCATGATTTACAACATGAAATGCCGAATGATATACAAATGCAATTAAGAAATCGCTGGCAAGAGGGATTTTTAAATCCAATTATGCTAGTGTTTGATAAGGCTGAAAAAGACAATAAAATTTCCTTACAAAAAATAGAAAGTACTAGTGAAGAGATAGCCTTCGTGTTTCTTCAATATATTCAAACGGCCATGAAACCTTCTTATATAAATGATTTTTCTAAGGAGCAACAAAAAAAGGAAA from Niallia sp. FSL W8-0635 carries:
- a CDS encoding TetR/AcrR family transcriptional regulator; its protein translation is MNNKRERTSADHDTYQFIIRVSYQLFMELGYRKVSTRMIAERCGITQPALYHHFKNKQNIYKEVINTSISQTEHALLKITEEFQNLEECIYQISLYFLENHQEDLMQMFHDLQHEMPNDIQMQLRNRWQEGFLNPIMLVFDKAEKDNKISLQKIESTSEEIAFVFLQYIQTAMKPSYINDFSKEQQKKEIKRKAQLIVHLFLFGIVDR